In Acidimicrobiia bacterium, one genomic interval encodes:
- a CDS encoding citrate synthase, translating to MSEPPAVLKYGGGEIELPVVVGSENERAIDIAKLRSSTGLITLDYGFMNTGSTESAITFIDGDEGILRYRGYPIEQLADHEEPSFLETSYLLIYGELPTITERDEFSRSIRMHTLLHEDVKRFFDGFPKDAQPMSVMSAVVAALSSFYQDSDDPKDPEQVQLSIVRLMAKLPTIAAYSHKKSIGQPFLYPDNSLDLIENFLTMMFAVPSEHYEVSPTIVHALKQLLILHADHEQNCSASTVRIVGSGEANLFASIAAGCLALWGPLHGGANQEAIEMLKAIQADGGDVDKYVKRAKDPNDHFRLSGFGHRVYKNYDPRARIIKQTADRVLSELGKKDELLEIALKLEEVALTDDYFIERRLYPNVDFYSGLIYRAMGFPVAMFPVLFAMGRLPGWIAHWKEANESPKTKLGRPRQIYTGATERKYVPIDQR from the coding sequence AGCTCGACCGGATTGATCACGCTCGACTACGGCTTCATGAACACCGGCTCGACCGAGTCCGCGATCACGTTCATCGACGGCGACGAAGGCATCCTGCGCTACCGCGGCTACCCCATCGAGCAGCTCGCCGATCACGAGGAGCCGTCGTTCCTCGAGACGTCGTACCTCCTGATCTACGGCGAGCTCCCGACGATCACCGAGCGCGACGAGTTCAGCCGCTCGATCCGCATGCACACGCTCCTGCACGAGGACGTGAAGCGGTTCTTCGACGGGTTCCCGAAGGACGCGCAACCGATGTCGGTCATGTCGGCCGTCGTCGCCGCGCTCTCGTCCTTCTACCAGGACAGCGACGACCCGAAGGATCCCGAGCAGGTTCAGCTGTCGATCGTGCGCCTGATGGCGAAGCTCCCGACGATCGCGGCCTACAGCCACAAGAAGTCGATCGGGCAGCCGTTCCTCTACCCCGACAACTCGCTCGACCTGATCGAGAACTTCCTCACGATGATGTTCGCGGTGCCGTCGGAGCACTACGAAGTCAGCCCGACGATCGTGCACGCGCTCAAGCAGCTGCTGATCCTGCACGCCGACCATGAGCAGAACTGCTCGGCGTCGACGGTGCGGATCGTCGGCTCCGGTGAGGCGAACCTCTTCGCGTCGATCGCCGCCGGCTGTCTCGCGCTGTGGGGTCCGTTGCACGGCGGCGCGAACCAAGAAGCGATCGAGATGCTCAAGGCCATCCAGGCCGACGGCGGCGACGTCGACAAGTACGTCAAGCGCGCGAAGGATCCGAACGACCACTTCCGCCTGTCCGGATTCGGGCACCGCGTGTACAAGAACTACGACCCGCGGGCGCGCATCATCAAGCAGACCGCGGATCGCGTGCTTTCGGAGCTCGGCAAGAAAGACGAGCTGCTCGAGATCGCGTTGAAGCTCGAAGAGGTCGCGCTCACCGACGACTACTTCATCGAGCGCCGCCTGTACCCGAACGTCGACTTCTACTCGGGACTCATCTACCGCGCGATGGGCTTCCCGGTCGCGATGTTCCCGGTGCTGTTCGCGATGGGCCGGCTGCCCGGTTGGATCGCGCACTGGAAGGAAGCGAACGAGAGCCCGAAGACGAAGCTCGGCCGGCCCCGCCAGATCTACACCGGCGCGACCGAGCGGAAGTACGTCCCGATCGACCAGCGCTAG